In Treponema denticola, one genomic interval encodes:
- the rpsD gene encoding 30S ribosomal protein S4 — translation MATRQPKGKTVRRLGVNIYGNPKYDKLLDRKPNGPGKERGARKRGKTSVYGEQLKEKQKFRFAYGISERQFTNLYKKASRMPGVTGDNMISLMEQRLDNTIYRMGFAISRAQARQMVSHAYFFINGKPVNIPSMCVSVNDVITTKNKKGIQNLIRHNMSTSQGARGSWLTIDDEKLSATVNILPVTTDIQPVGNIQNVVEYYSRKA, via the coding sequence ATGGCGACTAGACAGCCTAAAGGAAAAACAGTTAGACGACTCGGCGTTAATATTTACGGTAATCCGAAATACGACAAACTTTTGGATCGTAAGCCGAACGGTCCCGGAAAAGAACGCGGCGCTAGAAAACGGGGCAAGACTTCTGTTTATGGAGAACAATTAAAGGAAAAACAAAAATTCAGATTTGCTTATGGAATTTCGGAACGGCAGTTTACGAATTTATATAAAAAAGCAAGCAGAATGCCCGGTGTTACCGGTGATAATATGATTTCCTTGATGGAACAGCGTTTGGATAATACGATTTATCGAATGGGCTTTGCTATCAGCCGTGCACAGGCCAGACAAATGGTCTCGCATGCTTATTTCTTTATTAACGGAAAGCCCGTAAACATTCCCTCGATGTGCGTAAGCGTAAACGATGTTATTACAACAAAAAATAAGAAAGGTATTCAAAACCTTATCCGCCATAATATGAGTACTTCTCAAGGTGCGAGAGGTTCATGGCTCACAATTGATGACGAAAAACTTTCTGCTACTGTAAATATTTTACCTGTTACTACGGATATTCAGCCCGTAGGAAACATTCAGAATGTTGTTGAATACTATTCAAGAAAAGCTTAA
- a CDS encoding FG-GAP repeat domain-containing protein, translating into MSDNPESILDQKNDEAVVLENDNKSSLEEKKRPEKKEVKIKKKHGIFFKIGMTFLVILLVLVLPIAGFLIYSAIDGINPIEYIPDGHYAYINIDSAGDLLQKTLSMQTLDSVLSSTETAQLQGTIRSFRASPMLSSWWFGSASNISLDIAAYPENNFLIFVKLGFRSAGTRLLPLILKFKPDLLADLKGLKPLDENGISFWQYDLGGGQAIYFLNYKDSVIASTSKNLFFSALSKKHEDEHIKTLRKFIKEKKGGSLSILSDVNYFTRDTPKDDSISNNVVRALKFPEKAKIDLSLDYKDISLSGLCKWETESEGLNTILQRQAFIPGILNRLPKSADYISLINMGDPQFLFQNGKDILGSSILQSYNSANKASKFIFNKSIDDLLFSWMGEEIGVFEVKQSDVPIFFVSLKDEKLCRQAFELIYTSFFVNRNISALVDGIRIPRIEFPDILTALLRAFKVELPTPFYVIEGGYLYLSQSAEALASTLNDVKRGDLLVKTENWKNITRSISPETSVFVYYNLENQVPSFLRTNQVLQSVLKGFGRGLISIRFEKEKKLKFEVYAQKTEAHSLGELSAFPFEFNSKLSSYIYCGKGSNNVPFAYWVSGTNLYALNLADKQLKSIKLDDKAYLNLDIKKGIVDSVWAVSARGTVYKTDYNLEVSSGFPILTGEKLSSSPAIIQDKIVVPVANKPVLLYVDSSASFYHSDEMNTRLKAAPSVYGNFITAIPRSFDSYMYVFDDKGKIVSGYPKELDGISAVQPILYKNNTYEAVLTEQGLFSLRPSLMQGKEGEVYSIDLNSSCKTQPVYSEKLKMFFLITDNGFLYKIDTECNIIDKIPLKQKNASDYLITLIDLDSDGYDDVLVSGGGNSIYAYNANLSPINGFPVAGTGIPYLIDVDGNGRLELITCGIDNSIHSYTGVSK; encoded by the coding sequence ATGAGCGATAATCCAGAATCAATATTAGATCAAAAAAATGATGAAGCAGTTGTTTTAGAAAATGATAACAAATCCTCCTTGGAAGAAAAGAAAAGACCGGAAAAGAAAGAAGTAAAAATCAAAAAAAAGCACGGTATTTTCTTTAAAATAGGGATGACTTTTTTAGTTATTTTGCTTGTATTGGTTTTACCCATTGCAGGTTTTCTTATTTATTCAGCAATTGACGGTATAAATCCTATAGAATATATACCTGATGGACATTATGCCTATATAAACATAGATTCTGCAGGGGATCTTTTACAAAAAACCCTTTCAATGCAGACCCTTGATTCGGTTTTAAGCTCGACTGAAACAGCTCAATTACAGGGAACTATCCGTTCTTTTAGAGCCTCTCCAATGCTGTCCTCATGGTGGTTCGGCTCTGCCTCAAATATCAGCTTAGACATAGCCGCCTATCCTGAAAATAATTTTTTGATTTTTGTTAAATTGGGCTTCCGTTCGGCAGGAACAAGGCTTTTACCTTTAATATTAAAATTTAAACCTGACTTGTTGGCTGACTTAAAAGGGCTTAAGCCGCTTGACGAAAACGGTATAAGTTTTTGGCAGTATGATTTGGGCGGCGGTCAAGCTATATATTTCTTAAACTATAAGGACTCCGTAATTGCTTCTACATCAAAGAATTTATTTTTTTCGGCCCTGTCTAAAAAGCATGAAGATGAGCATATTAAAACCTTGCGTAAATTTATTAAAGAAAAGAAGGGCGGCTCTTTAAGCATATTGAGCGATGTAAATTATTTTACCAGGGATACGCCCAAAGACGATTCTATAAGCAATAATGTTGTGCGTGCCCTTAAATTTCCGGAAAAAGCAAAAATAGATCTTAGTTTGGATTATAAAGATATAAGTCTTTCAGGACTTTGTAAGTGGGAAACCGAATCCGAGGGCTTAAATACTATTCTTCAAAGGCAAGCCTTTATTCCGGGAATATTGAACAGGCTCCCGAAATCCGCCGACTATATCAGTTTAATAAACATGGGAGATCCCCAATTTTTATTCCAAAACGGAAAAGATATTTTAGGTTCATCTATATTACAATCCTATAATTCTGCAAATAAGGCATCCAAATTTATTTTTAATAAGAGCATCGATGATTTGCTTTTTTCATGGATGGGCGAAGAGATAGGTGTTTTTGAAGTAAAACAATCCGATGTTCCTATCTTTTTTGTTTCCTTAAAAGACGAAAAACTATGCAGGCAAGCCTTCGAATTAATCTATACCTCATTTTTTGTAAACAGAAATATCTCGGCCCTTGTTGACGGCATAAGAATACCGCGTATAGAATTCCCCGATATTTTAACGGCTCTTTTACGGGCCTTTAAGGTTGAGCTTCCCACTCCTTTTTATGTTATTGAAGGAGGTTATCTTTATCTTTCGCAGAGTGCGGAAGCTCTAGCCTCTACATTAAATGATGTAAAAAGAGGCGACTTGCTTGTAAAAACCGAAAACTGGAAAAACATAACTAGGTCTATTTCTCCCGAAACTTCCGTCTTTGTCTATTATAATTTGGAAAATCAAGTTCCCTCGTTTTTAAGGACAAATCAGGTTTTACAATCAGTCTTAAAAGGTTTTGGACGGGGCCTGATCTCAATCAGGTTTGAAAAAGAAAAAAAACTTAAATTTGAAGTCTATGCCCAAAAAACCGAAGCTCATTCCTTAGGAGAACTTTCCGCCTTTCCATTTGAATTTAATTCAAAGTTGAGCTCATACATCTATTGCGGAAAGGGATCAAACAATGTGCCCTTTGCTTATTGGGTAAGCGGAACAAACCTGTATGCCTTAAATTTAGCCGATAAACAATTAAAGTCGATTAAACTCGATGATAAGGCTTATTTAAACCTCGATATTAAAAAAGGTATTGTGGATTCCGTTTGGGCCGTATCTGCCCGAGGAACCGTCTACAAAACGGATTATAATCTGGAAGTGTCCTCAGGCTTTCCTATTTTAACCGGAGAAAAATTAAGCTCTTCTCCGGCGATTATACAGGACAAGATAGTTGTTCCGGTTGCAAATAAGCCCGTTCTTTTATATGTAGACAGCTCAGCTTCCTTTTATCATTCAGACGAGATGAATACGCGATTAAAGGCTGCTCCTTCAGTGTACGGTAATTTTATTACGGCTATACCGCGTTCCTTTGACAGCTATATGTATGTTTTTGATGATAAGGGAAAAATTGTTTCAGGTTATCCTAAAGAGCTTGACGGTATTTCGGCGGTTCAGCCTATTCTATATAAAAATAATACTTACGAAGCCGTCTTAACGGAGCAGGGCTTATTCTCTCTTAGACCTTCACTTATGCAGGGAAAAGAGGGAGAGGTTTATTCCATAGACCTTAACAGTTCTTGTAAAACTCAACCCGTTTATTCCGAAAAGCTAAAAATGTTCTTTTTAATTACCGATAACGGCTTTTTATATAAGATAGATACCGAATGTAATATAATAGATAAAATTCCTTTAAAACAAAAAAATGCATCCGATTATCTTATTACGCTCATCGATCTTGATTCGGACGGTTATGATGATGTGCTTGTTTCAGGCGGAGGAAATTCCATATATGCTTATAATGCTAACCTTTCTCCCATAAACGGTTTTCCTGTTGCAGGCACGGGAATTCCTTATCTAATCGATGTGGACGGAAACGGAAGGCTGGAATTGATAACCTGCGGTATAGACAACAGCATTCATTCTTATACGGGAGTTTCAAAATGA
- a CDS encoding tetratricopeptide repeat protein, with the protein MKNKFLLLLLCVLMVFVSCSTMQKDSIYSTTLSQDNIRNVENIEINIVKQYRENNQEKIEEIKKDLNALLAIPSSDRAYLALVYALYADYFLLNRDKLSAKKMLKTAENYNPHEEYVHLIKSRLTERLEDKRDYLISMIKLNPKAYRLQSELGFVYYLLEDYTRALVAFDASLDFLNEEYGLLYGEKREYCRKFYKVDSGVKKSTAQILTQTKISLIDMTTLTQDNTHALDSITGTAFWRPAMLADRLKAAGWYDDSVNLSKGTATRKDAALFLWHLLIGNDNDALTRYSRQYVYSGKSSPIQDVAIDGVFFDAIIGMVEEDVIPLIDGRLFVPDGDVSGLDFYEWLKKADGLR; encoded by the coding sequence ATGAAAAATAAATTTCTGCTTTTGCTGCTTTGTGTGTTGATGGTTTTTGTATCTTGTTCAACAATGCAAAAAGATTCGATTTATTCTACTACATTATCTCAAGATAATATTCGGAATGTAGAAAATATTGAAATTAACATAGTTAAGCAGTATAGAGAAAACAATCAGGAAAAGATTGAAGAGATAAAAAAGGATTTAAATGCTCTTTTAGCTATTCCTTCATCGGATAGAGCTTATCTTGCCTTGGTATATGCCCTTTATGCCGATTACTTTTTGCTAAACAGGGACAAGCTTTCTGCTAAAAAAATGCTTAAAACTGCGGAAAACTATAATCCTCATGAAGAATATGTGCACTTGATTAAATCGCGCTTAACCGAAAGGCTTGAAGACAAAAGAGATTATTTGATTTCGATGATTAAATTAAATCCTAAGGCATATAGGCTGCAATCGGAGCTGGGCTTTGTCTATTACCTTTTGGAAGATTATACTAGGGCACTTGTTGCCTTTGATGCTTCCTTGGATTTTTTAAACGAAGAGTACGGTCTTCTTTACGGTGAAAAGAGGGAGTACTGCCGCAAATTCTATAAGGTTGATTCAGGTGTTAAAAAGTCTACGGCTCAAATTTTAACTCAAACTAAGATAAGCTTAATAGATATGACAACCCTCACTCAGGATAATACCCATGCCCTTGATTCAATTACGGGTACGGCCTTTTGGCGGCCTGCAATGCTTGCAGATAGGCTAAAGGCTGCAGGCTGGTATGACGATTCGGTCAATCTTTCAAAAGGAACGGCAACAAGGAAGGATGCTGCTCTTTTTTTGTGGCACCTCCTTATAGGTAATGACAATGATGCCCTCACTCGATACAGCCGCCAATATGTCTATAGCGGAAAATCGAGCCCCATACAGGATGTAGCTATAGACGGAGTTTTCTTTGATGCAATCATAGGCATGGTAGAAGAAGACGTAATTCCACTGATTGACGGACGGCTCTTTGTACCTGACGGAGATGTTTCCGGTCTTGATTTTTATGAATGGCTGAAAAAAGCCGACGGTTTAAGATAA
- a CDS encoding InlB B-repeat-containing protein has product MKRLLKILTAAFAVILLFTTCKQFMEDPEEFFSYWASETFVKSHSIGSVYRPDGVGVPCVSSSADVLITLTVYNPKNFPFVMPTSSEPEGIIEFKELSEQPKAGTYYELKQTGPGTLELTYKSSLLQKYEQGSGGLNPTITLKAADGRVFKKTYTFGIKSNTPPPKPAVVLAKTNTSPSKYVLCFKFDSAEMAKTVTTGSGTVPVHKDIAKITINGSSYSLLYNNNNLDFQKPVEAFEIGSFIGSGEVEKLTSSSPNVPSGAWVLYFKTDIKVESSNPQTSYTITLSDKEGVVSDSLTAELKEKFKVEFNAKDGTPEPDTQYIENGGKVTEPPNPAQAGYTFGGWYKNADCSDGQEWNFATDTVTGNMTLYAKWVPGNGTPYMVEHYQQNVENNSYTLAGTETKYGTTGGAINANDIKKEYQGFDYVSMDPDPATIAADGNTVVKLYYNRKTYNVTFSVDGSNGSISATNVIGGTGSTSPVTVKYGGSITFTAMPNTGYAVDSWTGATVDTSNNKKATLSNVSADTTVTVRFKKVYTVTFRVVDGKGGSLQGSYGGLTKIANYNNDGSEQEFTNVSNGSTVTFNAVPLGSVPSAWEIEGWTASAGTLSGGGTGTTATLTVTDNATVTVEFKKVTVVEGTNNLAWTLLQNAVKVADPNSTITIDGKIEASSGNSGEILIDKTLTIKGKTGAGRDILNANTMSRIFKVASGKVLTLENLTLTGGKATGTGDAGCGGAIFARDASEIKIENCIITGNEAGTNGGGLNVEGTPTTITNCTFTGNTAKNGGGIYIIGASSYPVVTISGGTIGGTDTDKANKATGTGSDGNGGGIYVGNLCKVILQNNGSTGCTIKGNTAQRGGGVYANNADVIMKDNTRIAVDNDVYLDGMSPSNARITVTAPLTAEDSVARITVPNNQYLPSTKVLDGNAALLSSEHGKFAVTPNNSEHWTVGSNGRLTKDKTDVFDNITKDQIKAAIDAAIAAASSMIYGENATIDRTELYGKLVLYRTKRNGHFNYGIMHVTNVNNSGGGYIKFNYKTFRAYETDVLQENNKVVNGDAKFDLDTGNVNVNGSDFHLENTTSQKRFKVLDDAKFYILSN; this is encoded by the coding sequence ATGAAAAGACTTTTAAAAATTTTAACGGCGGCGTTTGCTGTAATTTTACTTTTTACAACCTGTAAACAATTTATGGAAGATCCGGAAGAGTTCTTCAGCTATTGGGCGAGCGAGACCTTTGTCAAAAGCCATAGCATCGGTTCAGTATATAGACCGGATGGAGTAGGTGTGCCTTGTGTCAGCTCTTCAGCCGATGTTCTTATTACGCTCACAGTGTACAACCCAAAAAATTTTCCGTTTGTTATGCCGACATCTTCGGAACCTGAGGGCATTATCGAATTTAAAGAACTTTCCGAGCAGCCTAAGGCAGGAACGTACTATGAACTGAAACAAACCGGTCCCGGCACGCTTGAGCTCACCTATAAATCTTCTCTTTTACAAAAATATGAACAAGGTTCAGGCGGCTTAAATCCGACCATCACCCTTAAAGCTGCAGACGGCAGGGTATTCAAGAAAACCTATACCTTCGGCATAAAATCGAACACCCCGCCGCCAAAACCGGCAGTTGTGCTTGCAAAAACAAACACTTCTCCTTCGAAGTACGTGCTATGCTTTAAATTCGATTCTGCTGAAATGGCAAAGACGGTAACGACAGGCTCCGGCACCGTACCGGTACACAAGGATATTGCAAAGATCACAATAAACGGCTCCTCTTACAGTCTATTATACAACAATAACAATTTAGACTTTCAAAAACCTGTTGAAGCGTTTGAGATAGGTTCATTTATCGGGTCCGGCGAGGTAGAAAAATTAACCTCATCTTCTCCCAACGTACCGTCCGGAGCGTGGGTATTGTATTTTAAAACCGATATAAAGGTAGAAAGCTCCAACCCGCAAACATCGTACACCATAACTTTGAGCGACAAGGAAGGCGTCGTTTCGGACAGTCTTACTGCAGAGCTAAAAGAAAAATTTAAAGTTGAATTTAATGCAAAAGACGGAACGCCCGAACCCGATACTCAATATATAGAAAACGGCGGTAAGGTAACAGAGCCGCCAAATCCGGCTCAAGCGGGCTATACCTTCGGCGGCTGGTATAAAAACGCTGACTGCTCCGACGGACAAGAATGGAACTTTGCAACAGACACGGTAACAGGTAATATGACGCTCTATGCAAAGTGGGTACCGGGAAACGGCACGCCGTACATGGTAGAGCATTATCAGCAGAATGTTGAAAATAATAGTTATACGCTTGCCGGCACGGAAACTAAATACGGCACAACGGGTGGCGCTATCAATGCTAATGATATCAAGAAAGAGTATCAGGGCTTTGATTACGTGAGCATGGATCCTGACCCCGCAACAATCGCCGCAGACGGCAACACGGTTGTCAAACTGTACTATAATCGCAAAACATACAACGTAACATTCAGCGTGGACGGCTCAAACGGCAGTATCAGTGCAACAAACGTTATAGGAGGTACTGGCAGTACAAGCCCCGTTACGGTAAAGTACGGCGGCAGCATAACCTTTACTGCAATGCCCAATACCGGCTATGCTGTGGATAGCTGGACGGGTGCTACGGTAGACACATCCAACAACAAAAAGGCAACGCTTTCTAACGTAAGCGCCGATACAACCGTAACGGTCAGGTTTAAAAAGGTTTACACCGTAACCTTCAGAGTAGTAGACGGCAAAGGGGGAAGCTTGCAGGGCTCTTACGGCGGTCTGACCAAAATAGCCAATTACAACAATGACGGCTCCGAACAAGAGTTTACGAACGTTTCGAATGGAAGTACGGTAACCTTTAACGCTGTACCTCTCGGCTCCGTCCCCAGCGCGTGGGAAATTGAAGGCTGGACGGCTTCTGCCGGCACGCTTTCGGGCGGCGGCACCGGCACTACGGCAACGCTGACCGTAACTGACAACGCAACCGTAACGGTCGAGTTTAAAAAGGTGACAGTCGTAGAAGGCACCAATAATCTAGCGTGGACGTTGTTACAAAATGCTGTCAAAGTAGCTGATCCGAACTCCACCATCACCATAGACGGTAAAATAGAGGCGTCAAGCGGCAATTCGGGCGAAATCTTAATAGACAAAACCCTTACGATAAAGGGTAAAACCGGAGCCGGCAGAGACATACTTAACGCAAACACGATGAGCCGCATTTTCAAAGTGGCAAGCGGCAAAGTGCTCACGCTCGAAAACCTGACGCTTACAGGCGGAAAGGCAACCGGGACAGGCGATGCAGGCTGCGGCGGCGCAATCTTCGCACGAGATGCAAGCGAGATCAAAATAGAAAACTGTATCATTACGGGCAACGAAGCAGGTACAAACGGCGGCGGCTTAAATGTTGAGGGCACACCTACTACCATCACAAACTGCACCTTTACGGGAAACACCGCAAAGAACGGCGGCGGCATCTATATAATAGGGGCAAGCTCCTATCCCGTGGTAACAATCTCAGGCGGCACTATCGGCGGCACGGATACGGATAAGGCAAACAAAGCAACAGGAACCGGCTCCGACGGTAACGGCGGCGGCATCTATGTCGGCAACCTTTGCAAGGTAATACTGCAAAATAACGGCTCTACCGGCTGCACAATTAAGGGCAACACAGCACAGCGCGGCGGCGGCGTATATGCAAATAACGCAGACGTAATTATGAAAGACAACACACGAATTGCGGTAGACAATGATGTGTATTTGGACGGAATGTCCCCAAGTAATGCAAGGATAACCGTGACCGCCCCCTTGACCGCTGAGGATTCCGTCGCCCGCATTACGGTACCGAACAACCAATACCTGCCGAGTACCAAAGTGCTTGACGGCAATGCTGCACTTTTAAGCTCGGAACACGGCAAATTCGCCGTAACGCCGAACAACAGCGAGCATTGGACAGTGGGCAGCAACGGTCGCTTGACAAAGGATAAAACTGACGTTTTTGACAATATCACGAAGGATCAGATAAAAGCCGCAATCGACGCCGCAATCGCCGCAGCTTCTTCAATGATTTATGGTGAGAATGCTACAATTGACCGCACGGAATTGTATGGCAAACTGGTACTTTATAGGACGAAGAGGAACGGTCACTTTAATTACGGCATTATGCACGTTACCAACGTAAATAACTCAGGTGGAGGATATATTAAGTTTAATTACAAAACCTTTAGAGCTTATGAGACCGATGTTCTGCAAGAGAACAATAAAGTGGTAAATGGAGACGCGAAATTTGATTTAGATACCGGAAACGTCAATGTCAATGGTAGTGATTTTCATCTTGAAAATACTACCAGTCAGAAGCGGTTCAAGGTTTTAGACGATGCCAAATTTTATATACTGTCTAATTAA
- a CDS encoding DNA-binding domain-containing protein, translated as MLKYCLRENLLTPAPDDYMAQAADVRSYTLDEIIGLMMQKGSTLTRADVAATLQVYGEVCAALIADGSAVNTPLMNTSLSISGVFNGAADTFDKKRHTVNLNMSAGTLLRDAVSKIKCEKTESTSTGPYITEVTDIVSGKVNEVLTKGGVVQLTGSRLKFDAKDSKQGIFFVPETGAPESAAVSASVIAENKPARLMAVIPADLAAGTYYIEVRTKLSGGGTKLKTVKKGTFGKPLTVTP; from the coding sequence ATGTTAAAATATTGTTTACGGGAAAACTTACTCACTCCTGCGCCGGATGACTACATGGCGCAGGCGGCGGACGTGCGCTCGTACACCCTTGACGAGATTATCGGCCTTATGATGCAAAAAGGCTCCACGCTCACGCGGGCCGACGTGGCTGCTACCCTGCAAGTCTACGGCGAAGTGTGCGCAGCGCTCATCGCCGACGGCTCTGCCGTCAACACCCCGCTTATGAACACCTCTTTAAGCATATCGGGCGTATTCAATGGGGCTGCCGACACCTTCGACAAAAAACGGCACACGGTCAACTTGAACATGAGCGCAGGCACACTCTTGCGCGACGCTGTAAGCAAAATCAAATGCGAAAAAACCGAAAGCACAAGCACCGGCCCCTACATCACCGAAGTTACCGACATCGTATCGGGCAAGGTGAACGAAGTGCTCACCAAAGGCGGCGTTGTACAGCTTACCGGAAGCCGCTTAAAGTTCGATGCAAAAGACTCAAAGCAAGGCATCTTCTTTGTACCTGAAACGGGAGCACCTGAGAGCGCCGCCGTCAGTGCCTCCGTCATCGCCGAAAACAAACCCGCCCGCCTTATGGCCGTCATCCCCGCAGACCTTGCGGCAGGAACGTACTATATAGAAGTGAGAACAAAACTTTCAGGCGGCGGTACCAAACTAAAAACCGTAAAAAAAGGCACCTTCGGTAAACCGCTTACAGTTACACCGTAA
- a CDS encoding type II toxin-antitoxin system RelE family toxin, producing the protein MKVEYAPAASKQFSRLNKPIQSRIKKYMSEIALLDNPRSRGKALTSNLSGLWRYRVGDYRILCRIRDDKLIITVIEIAHRSTVYR; encoded by the coding sequence ATGAAAGTAGAATATGCTCCGGCAGCGAGCAAACAATTTTCACGGCTTAATAAGCCGATACAAAGCCGAATCAAAAAATATATGAGTGAAATTGCCTTACTTGATAATCCTCGTTCCCGCGGTAAAGCACTTACTTCAAATCTTTCAGGTCTATGGCGATACCGCGTCGGAGACTACCGCATTTTGTGCCGCATCCGTGACGATAAGCTGATTATTACCGTCATCGAAATTGCTCATCGCTCAACGGTATACCGATGA
- a CDS encoding leucine-rich repeat domain-containing protein, with amino-acid sequence MKELHCWENQLTALDIQDLSALQRLICSNNQLTALNVQGLTALRTLDCCNNQLNADAFKKLFTDLPVRQDSDNGECILYTEESGVSEGNHTDFNTPEALKTAFNNAKNNKKWKMYKWNGSWPGVEI; translated from the coding sequence TTGAAAGAGCTGCACTGCTGGGAGAATCAGCTTACCGCTCTTGACATACAAGACTTAAGTGCTTTGCAAAGGCTGATCTGCTCTAACAATCAACTTACCGCACTTAATGTACAGGGCTTAACCGCTTTGCGAACGCTAGACTGCTGCAACAATCAGCTTAATGCAGACGCATTTAAAAAGCTCTTTACCGATTTACCGGTTCGGCAGGATAGTGATAATGGGGAGTGTATTCTTTACACCGAAGAATCCGGCGTTAGCGAAGGCAATCACACGGACTTTAACACACCTGAGGCACTGAAAACTGCCTTTAATAATGCTAAAAATAACAAGAAGTGGAAGATGTATAAGTGGAATGGAAGCTGGCCCGGGGTTGAGATTTAA
- a CDS encoding type II toxin-antitoxin system RelB/DinJ family antitoxin, with protein MTTISAKITHDDKITFERICDSMGINISSAINSFVKATIRENGLPFALKASNDPYVYSEENMKYLRNSIDQIESGKGQIHELKESC; from the coding sequence ATGACTACAATATCAGCAAAAATTACACATGATGATAAAATAACTTTTGAGCGGATATGCGATTCTATGGGCATTAACATTTCTTCGGCGATAAACTCTTTTGTAAAGGCTACCATTCGGGAAAATGGACTGCCCTTTGCTTTGAAAGCGTCTAATGATCCGTATGTTTATTCAGAAGAAAATATGAAATATTTGCGTAATAGTATAGATCAGATTGAAAGTGGAAAAGGTCAAATCCATGAATTGAAGGAATCTTGTTGA
- a CDS encoding Txe/YoeB family addiction module toxin, producing MVKVWSDIAWNDYCEFFNKHQQKLIKATHDLIKDIERNGVDKGKGQPEPLKYELSGYWSRRIDMANRLVYKVEDNKLYIVQCGTHYHK from the coding sequence ATGGTAAAAGTTTGGTCTGATATTGCATGGAACGATTACTGCGAATTTTTTAATAAACATCAACAAAAATTGATAAAAGCTACCCATGATTTAATTAAAGATATTGAAAGAAATGGAGTTGATAAGGGAAAAGGACAACCTGAACCATTAAAGTATGAGTTATCGGGGTATTGGAGCAGAAGAATAGATATGGCAAACCGGCTTGTATATAAAGTTGAAGATAATAAATTATATATTGTTCAGTGCGGCACACATTATCATAAATAA
- a CDS encoding PIN domain-containing protein, translating to MKQRIYLDTSVISFLKAEDSPEKMHDTVLLWDDIKNNTYDVIISDLTIKEIEQCPEPKRTYMLNELRKIEMTVVQIENDVDELSKEFIDAGILKEKSFDDCRHIATAIMAQCNIIVSWNFKHIVNDKTIDGIKRITNIKNLPEIKIYCPSMLIGGADE from the coding sequence ATGAAGCAGCGGATATACCTTGATACATCAGTGATCAGCTTTCTCAAAGCTGAAGACTCACCTGAAAAAATGCACGACACGGTGCTGTTGTGGGACGATATAAAAAATAACACTTATGATGTTATCATTTCCGATTTAACAATCAAAGAAATAGAACAGTGCCCCGAACCGAAACGAACTTATATGTTAAATGAGCTGCGGAAAATTGAAATGACGGTTGTCCAAATAGAAAATGATGTTGATGAGCTGTCAAAAGAATTTATCGATGCGGGCATTTTGAAAGAAAAAAGTTTTGACGATTGCCGACATATAGCAACGGCGATAATGGCTCAATGCAATATAATCGTATCATGGAATTTTAAACACATTGTCAATGATAAAACAATTGACGGTATAAAGCGGATAACAAACATAAAAAATCTGCCTGAAATAAAAATATACTGCCCGTCAATGCTTATAGGAGGAGCCGATGAATAA
- a CDS encoding cytidine deaminase translates to MEISSQLENLFKTALEAAKNAYAPYSNFHVGAALLLEDGSIVTGVNIENRSYGLTNCAERTAIFKAVSEGKTDFKAIAIATPDADYPVSPCGACRQVISEFMGGDTPVIFGSSLDNVVLTDVKGIYPFDALHELKNDP, encoded by the coding sequence ATGGAAATTTCAAGTCAGTTAGAAAATTTATTCAAAACAGCCCTTGAAGCTGCAAAAAATGCCTATGCACCCTACTCCAATTTTCATGTAGGTGCGGCTCTTTTATTGGAAGACGGTTCGATTGTAACGGGCGTAAACATAGAAAACCGATCTTATGGCCTTACAAACTGTGCAGAGCGTACTGCAATATTTAAAGCGGTTTCTGAAGGAAAAACAGATTTTAAGGCAATCGCCATCGCAACGCCCGATGCGGACTATCCCGTAAGCCCCTGCGGAGCCTGCAGGCAGGTTATTTCGGAATTTATGGGCGGAGATACGCCGGTAATCTTCGGCTCCTCGCTTGATAATGTAGTGCTGACGGATGTTAAAGGAATCTATCCCTTTGATGCCCTGCACGAATTAAAAAATGACCCGTAG